One Setaria viridis chromosome 5, Setaria_viridis_v4.0, whole genome shotgun sequence genomic region harbors:
- the LOC140222908 gene encoding zinc finger BED domain-containing protein RICESLEEPER 2-like: MIMEVVKYKIVLKRYVQANQQPFPTEDEFSKVEYIGEFLGVFEETTRTFSADRYATSHMFLDNVLCIHQTLNSPEWYKDEVIGMGNLIIILDPRIKVDFLDFFYEKVCMNFIGIDLSKNLAKEWLRKYFRKYEDVIKQNDRNEVSQTGASRSMVNRSPVLVLGKRRLEQEFAEYRYQRRGTWIEKSELDAYLDEPPVRTDENFEILTWWKTNSNKYPVMSAMARDFLAIPLSTVSSESAFSLSGRILSDNRSSMTPETLEALGLQDKIKLVAIDLQDKPAWYKEKVYPQELETLLI, from the exons ATGATTATGGAGGTAGTAAAGTACAAGATCGTCTTGAAGCGATATGTCCAAGCAAATCAGCAACCATTTCCAACTGAAGATGAGTTTAGCAAAGTTGAGTACATTGGTGAGTTCCTTGGAGTTTTTGAAGAAACTACCAGGACGTTCTCAGCTGATAGATATGCTACTTCCCATATGTTCTTGGATAATGTGCTTTGTATCCATCAAACTCTAAATAGTCCAGAATGGTACAAGGATGAGGTTATTGGAATGGgaaatttgataat CATACTTGATCCAAGAATAAAAGTTGACTTcttagacttcttttatgagaaGGTGTGCATGAACTTTATTGGCATTGACTTGAGCAAAAATCTAGCTAAAGAGTGGCTTCGCAAGTATTTCAGGAAGTATGAAGATGTTATTAAACAAAATGATAGAAATGAAGTATCACAAACTGGTGCGTCCAGGAGCATGGTGAACCGTTCTCCAGTGCTAGTTCTTGGAAAAAGAAGACTAGAACAAGAATTTGCTGAATATAGGTATCAGAGGAGAGGGACTTGGATTGAAAAATCAGAACTTGATGCATATCTAGATGAACCACCAGTGAGAAcagatgaaaattttgaaattctGACTTGGTGGAAGACAAACTCCAACAAGTACCCTGTGATGTCAGCGATGGCACGCGATTTCTTAGCAATTCCACTCAGTACCGTTTCTTCTGAATCAGCATTCAGTTTGAGTGGTCGGATTCTTAGTGACAATCGAAGCTCAATGACGCCAGAAACTCTTGaagctttg GGCTTGCAGGACAAGATCAAGCTGGTGGCTATTGATCTTCAGGACAAACCAGCTTGGTACAAGGAGAAGGTTTACCCACAGGAGCTAGAAACTTTGTTGATTTAA